From one Neofelis nebulosa isolate mNeoNeb1 chromosome 4, mNeoNeb1.pri, whole genome shotgun sequence genomic stretch:
- the IKZF1 gene encoding DNA-binding protein Ikaros isoform X20, with product MGLPGTLYPVIKEEANHSEMAEDLCKIGSERSLVLDRLASNVAKRKSSMPQKFVGDKCLSDMPYDGGASYEKENEMMQTHVMDQAINNAISYLGAESLRPLVQTPPGSSEVVPGISPMYQLHKPHAEGPPRSNHAAQDSAVENLLLLSKAKSVSSEREASPNNSCQDSTDTESNAEEQRGGLIYLTNHITPHARNGLSIKEEHAAYDVLRAASDGSQDACRVIGAGGEPMKVYKCEHCRVLFLDHVMYTIHMGCHGFRDPFECNMCGYHSQDRYEFSSHITRGEHRFHMS from the exons ATGGGCCTTCCAGGCACGCTGTACCCAG TCATTAAAGAAGAAGCTAATCACAGTGAGATGGCAGAAGATCTGTGCAAGATAGGATCAGAGAGATCCCTCGTGCTGGACAGACTAGCAAGTAACGTCGCCAAACGTAAGAGCTCTATGCCTCAGAAATTTGTTG GTGACAAGTGTCTGTCGGACATGCCCTATGACGGTGGCGCCAGCTACGAGAAGGAAAACGAGATGATGCAGACCCACGTGATGGACCAAGCCATCAACAACGCCATCAGCTACCTGGGGGCCGAGTCCCTGCGCCCGCTGGTGCAGACGCCCCCGGGCAGCTCGGAGGTCGTCCCGGGCATCAGCCCCATGTACCAGCTCCACAAGCCCCACGCGGAGGGCCCCCCGCGGTCCAACCACGCGGCCCAGGACAGCGCCGTGGAGAACCTGCTGCTGCTCTCCAAGGCCAAGTCCGTGTCCTCCGAGAGGGAGGCGTCCCCGAACAACAGCTGCCAAGACTCGACGGACACCGAGAGCAACGCCGAGGAGCAGCGGGGCGGCCTCATCTACCTGACCAACCACATCACGCCCCACGCGCGCAACGGCCTGTCCATCAAGGAGGAGCACGCGGCCTACGACGTGCTGCGGGCGGCCTCCGACGGCTCCCAGGACGCCTGCCGCGTGATCGGCGCGGGCGGGGAGCCCATGAAGGTGTACAAGTGTGAACACTGCAGGGTGCTCTTCCTGGACCACGTCATGTACACCATCCACATGGGCTGTCACGGCTTCCGCGATCCTTTTGAGTGCAACATGTGCGGCTACCACAGCCAGGACCGCTACGAGTTCTCGTCCCACATCACCCGGGGCGAGCACCGCTTCCACATGAGCTAA